A region from the Gavia stellata isolate bGavSte3 chromosome 12, bGavSte3.hap2, whole genome shotgun sequence genome encodes:
- the LOC132317901 gene encoding LOW QUALITY PROTEIN: maestro heat-like repeat-containing protein family member 2B (The sequence of the model RefSeq protein was modified relative to this genomic sequence to represent the inferred CDS: inserted 1 base in 1 codon; deleted 1 base in 1 codon): MRAAQGVTGDMKRAASDVLVALARSHFHFVMPELQSHLKAMGKVPDEIVLLTLGKMAHSYALRCIPFVRMTLLALRATLSQVGSGRMLRTVCSVLEQWSKGVNTYFCNREQCPFPARGVAQFCEAIYPVFRYAAVHWLDCKEEEDKQAVLRAVAAMMEVLLHEEQYREHAWEHVLWLLHRYQEVRDTSRVTESLSYVLEMLEAVQTPIPQGTALAISTAVHRQLSDVTKEPGLAHKAALSRCITLQARMCPXETVMFLHSQLSGGTEAGRVAALGLLGALAHSDAPAVREKLPQVVEAMGSVCHDPSAQVRRAVLEFIRELLSSGSQSCWAWDVVGHIFIEFSRSSGRLVAGGLFPWETQEDGALRALCMDILGSLDVSLRGMTKLLWPRLLQYVVPAQYSGMLIPLSRCLRALVERWERAGCKEEEEEPDAVDSQEQARLPAPQALLARLLVVVAAPHKSAERAVAALQLLQALHRRIHRALGAAWATEIPLLLQSLEGKTGNCLDSAEWEHRVLKFLRASLEPIEDKAWTVDLSQELSQQLGSSAAGSWEKLFLYKALGTALAACRDLRHVQGQVLRFLQETNPMELSEAQGMISVVSHAAQSHFHLVLDAVMMFSTASTRDGLSQTSMGWKVQQQQQMERAQAIRAALMCTYSGIALRAPKEQLLTRVDEEIVGNILQLSRAKERDWIKEEPGDSLVYGVFQALGELRRGMEDLGHLIETLLEAEETSAGFDDVIHRGRSCEQFGSLVGLLVTLTSDCLAMSCRRAWVCLGYLLQMQAKTMKAVFQADEIRCLAEELNSPDTEIPVETWTKIAKQSTHRPFLLRARFHQEPLISSLLQKGLPMDSDTVELWRTLGRSTIVIHVLRCLVEKLNRAGNNRLWTCSCACEQHSHQTVLETVMITRAISEVVVALRDMEEFRQLLPHLLPSLLRWASEMLDEERLLSPLGEGWRQLFLEGQVLEEKPCRIFLSAIELVLGKCMAQTWMQRLMDQSVWARLEDALAHPEGVRLLTSVLLQAGLVSPWLVKNLLPWLGSCSVKLRVTATAFFAELSGLQDNKEPRVRQALEESLHDTWPQPAPRS; encoded by the exons ATgcgagcagcccag GGTGTGACAGGTGACATGAAGAGAGCCGCTAGCGATGTCCTGGTGGCTCTGGCCCGCTCCCACTTCCACTTTGTCATGCCCGAGCTCCAGAGCCACCTGAAGGCCATGGGGAAGGTCCCTGATGAGATTGTGCTCCTCACCTTGGGCAAAATGGCCCACAGCTACG ccctgcggtGCATCCCCTTTGTGAGAATGACGCTGCTTGCCCTGCGCGCCACGCTGAGCCAGGTGGGGAGTGGCCGGATGCTGCGCACCGTCTGCAGTG TTCTGGAGCAATGGTCAAAAGGAGTCAACACGTACTTCTGCAACCGGGAGCAATGCCCCTTCCCT GCGAGGGGGGTAGCACAGTTCTGTGAAGCCATTTACCCGGTCTTCCGCTACGCGGCGGTACATTGGCTGGactgcaaggaggaggag gaCAAGCAGGCTGTCCTCAGGGCTGTGGCTGCCATGATGGAGGTCCTTCTGCATGAGGAGCAGTACCGCGAGCATGCCTGGGAGCATGTCCTCTGGCTCCTGCACCGGTATCAGGAGGTCCGAGACACCTCCCGGGTCACCGAG AGCCTCAGCTATGTCCTGGAGATGCTGGAGGCAGTTCAGACCCCAATACCACAGGGCACGGCTCTTGCCATCAGCACCGCTGTGCACCGCCAG CTCTCTGATGTGACCAAGGAGCCTGGCCTGGCCCATAAGGCAGCACTGTCCCGCTGCATCACACTTCAGG cacgaATGTGCC AGGAGACGGTCATGTTTCTACACTCCCAGCTGAGTGGTGGGACTGAGGCCGGTCgcgtggcagccctgggcctgctGGGAGCGCTGGCCCACTCTGACG cacctgcagtgagagagaagctgccccAGGTGGTGGAGGCCATGGGGTCAGTGTGCCATGACCCCAgtgcccag GTGCGGAGGGCAGTTCTGGAGTTCAtccgggagctgctcagctccggatcccagagctgctgggcatgggatgtggtggggcacATCTTCATCGAGTTCAGCCGGAGCTCGGGCAGACTG gtggcaggaggcctttTTCCCTGGGAAACGCAGGAGGATGGAGCTCTTCGAGCCCTGTGCATGGACATCCTGGGCTCTCTGGATGTCTCTCTGAGAGGGATGACCAAA ctcctgtggccgAGGCTGCTGCAGTACGTGGTGCCAGCCCAGTACAGTGGCATGCTGATCCCGCTCTCCCGCTGTCTCCGAGCCCTAGTTGAGAGGTGGGAGAGAGCAGGgtgcaaggaagaagaggaggagccTGATGCCGTGGACTCCCAGGAGCAAG cccggctgccggctccccaggCCCTGTTGGCTCGACTGCTG GTGGTGGTGGCGGCTCCTCACAAGAGTGCAGAACGTGCAGtcgctgccttgcagctgctgcaggccctCCACCGCAGGATCCACAGAGCCTTGGGGGCAGCGTGGGCGACTGagatccccctcctgctgcagtcccTGGAAG gAAAAACCGGGAACTGCCTGgactctgcagagtgggagcaCCGTGTACTCAAG TTCCTGCGAGCGTCGCTGGAGCCCATCGAGGACAAGGCCTGGACTGTGGacctgagccaggagctgagccagcagctgggcagctctgccgccggctcctgggagaag cttttcctgtacaaggCTCTTGGGACAGCGCTGGCAGCTTGTCGGGACCTCAGACACGTCCAAGGGCAGGTGCTGAGGTTCCTCCAGGAGACAAACCCCATGGAGCTGTCTGAGGCCCAG ggaatgatttctgttgtgtccCACGCTGCCCAGAGCCACTTCCACCTGGTCTTGGACGCGGTGATGATGTTCTCCACCGCCTCCACCAGAGACGGGTTGTCTCAGACTTCCATGGGCTGGAAG gtacagcagcagcagcagatggagaGAGCCCAGGCCATTCGTGCTGCTCTCATGTGCACCTACAGCGGCATTGCGCTGCGTgcccccaaggagcagctgctcacccGTGTGGATGAAGAAATCGTGGGCAACAtcctgcagctctccagagctaaagAGAGG gactggataAAGGAGGAGCCCGgggactccctggtgtatggagtgttccaggccctAGGggagttgag GAGAGGCATGGAAGACCTGGGCCATCTCATCGAAACccttctggaggcagaggagacctctgcCGGCTTTGACGACGTGATCCAT agaggacgTTCTTGTGAGCAGTTCGGCTCCCTGGTGGGACTGCTGGTGACTCTGACCAGCGACTGCCTGGCCATGTCCTGTCGGAGGGCATGGGTATGCCTTGGCTACCTTCTCCAAATGCAAG CCAAGACCATGAAGGCGGTGtttcaggcagatgagatcaggtgcctggctgaggagctgaacagcccgGACACTGAGATTCCGGTGGAGACCTGgaccaaaatagcaaag cagagcacccacaggcccttcctGCTCCGGGCCCGCTTTCACCAGGAGCCCCTCATCAGCAGTCTCCTCCAGAAAGGTCTGCCCATGGACAG TGACACGGTGGAGCTGTGGAGGACCCTGGGGAGAAGCACCATTGTGATTCATGTCCTGAGGTGCTTAGTGGAGAAACtaaacagagcaggaaacaaCCGCCTGTGGACTTGCTCTTGCGCTTGTGAGCAGCACAGTCATCAGACTGTTCTGGAGACTGTGATG ATCACCCGTGCCATCTCCGAGGTCGTGGTTGCCCTGAGGGACATGGAGGAGttcaggcagctgcttccccacctccttcccagcctcctgaggTGGGCCAGTGAAATGCTGGACGAGGAGAGGCTGCTTTcccccctgggagaaggctggagaCAACTGTTCCTCGAGGGCCAGGTGCTTGAGGAGAAGCCCTGCAG GATTTTCCTTTCAGCTATAGAGTTGGTGCTAGGCAAATGCATGGCGCAGACGTGGATGCAGCGGCTCATGGATCAGTCAGTGTGGGCTCGCCTGGAAGACGCCCTGGCTCACCCTGAGGGGGTGCGTCTCCTGACCAG CgtcctgctccaggctgggctcGTCTCCCCCTGGCTGGTGAAGAACCTCTTGCCATGGCTGGGTTCGTGCTCAGTTAAGCTGCGGGTGACAGCTACAGCCTTCTTTGCTGAG CTCTCGGGGCTGCAGGACAACAAGGAGCCACGAGTGAGGCAGGCGCTAGAGGAGTCTCTCCACGATACCtggccccagccagcaccaaggagttaa